A region from the Lolium perenne isolate Kyuss_39 chromosome 4, Kyuss_2.0, whole genome shotgun sequence genome encodes:
- the LOC127296766 gene encoding monooxygenase 2 isoform X2, with protein sequence MQQGESAAEAEHIIVVGAGPAGLAVSLGLYRKGIRSVVLESSPALRASGYAITTWRNAFRALDALGVGDKIRKLHLHIQGLRVFSSSTGEIAHELDFTAQENGGPHETCRVRRDLLLRAMEEELPPGTIRYSSKIVAIDHDVGSHTKVLHLADGSTLRAKVLIGCDGVNSVVARWLGLAKPSYSGRLATRGLARYPDGGHGFQPEFLQFIGQGFRFGFVPCDETDVYWFYTWCPSQNDKGVDESAATMKQYVLNSLRSSKVPAEAQEVVERSEVSDASAARLQFRSPLSLVFASISKGNVCVAGDALHPMTPDLGQGGCSALEDGVVLARCLGEAVVAESEAGTEEERIESALCKYAGLRRWRSICLVGTAYMVGFVQQSDGAIVSFLREKVLAGALARSLLRMADYDCGTL encoded by the exons ATGCAACAAGGCGAGAGCGCCGCCGAGGCCGAGCACATCATCGTCGTGGGCGCCGGCCCCGCCGGCCTCGCCGTGTCTCTGGGACTATACAG AAAAGGGATTCGTAGCGTAGTGCTGGAGTCGTCGCCGGCGCTGCGGGCGTCCGGGTACGCCATCACGACGTGGAGGAACGCCTTCCGCGCGCTCGACGCCCTCGGGGTGGGCGACAAGATCAGGAAGCTCCACCTCCACATCCAGGGGCTGCGTGTCTTCTCTTCGTCCACAGGAGAGATTGCGCACGAGCTGGACTTCACGGCGCAGGAGAACGG AGGACCCCATGAGACCTGCCGCGTGAGGCGTGACCTGCTGCTACGGGCCATGGAGGAAGAGCTGCCACCAGGCACCATCCGGTACTCCTCCAAGATCGTCGCCATCGACCACGACGTCGGCAGCCACACCAAGGTCCTCCATCTCGCGGACGGCTCAACTCTCAGGGCAAAGGTACTGATCGGATGCGACGGCGTCAACTCCGTGGTGGCGAGATGGCTAGGGCTCGCGAAGCCGTCCTACTCGGGGCGCCTGGCAACCAGAGGCCTTGCGCGTTACCCTGACGGCGGCCACGGTTTCCAGCCTGAGTTCCTGCAGTTCATCGGCCAGGGCTTCCGTTTCGGCTTCGTGCCCTGCGACGAAACCGACGTCTACTGGTTCTACACCTGGTGCCCCTCCCAAAACG ACAAGGGTGTCGACGAGAGCGCCGCCACCATGAAGCAGTACGTGCTGAACAGCCTGAGGAGCTCCAAGGTGCCCGCGGAGGCGCAGGAGGTGGTCGAGAGGAGCGAGGTGAGCGACGCGTCCGCCGCGCGTCTTCAGTTCCGGTCGCCACTCTCGCTCGTCTTCGCGAGCATCAGCAAGGGGAACGTGTGCGTCGCCGGCGATGCTCTGCACCCGATGACGCCGGACCTAGGGCAGGGCGGCTGCTCGGCGCTGGAGGACGGCGTCGTCTTGGCGCGATGCCTCGGCGAGGCAGTGGTCGCCGAGAGTGAGGCTGGCACGGAGGAGGAGAGGATTGAGTCGGCTCTGTGCAAGTATGCCGGGTTAAGGCGGTGGAGGAGCATATGCCTTGTCGGGACCGCCTACATGGTGGGCTTCGTACAGCAGAGTGACGGTGCGATTGTCAGCTTTCTGCGGGAGAAGGTCCTGGCTGGAGCGCTCGCGAGAAGTCTGCTGAGAATGGCGGACTACGACTGTGGCACGCTCTGA
- the LOC127296766 gene encoding monooxygenase 2 isoform X1, giving the protein MQQGESAAEAEHIIVVGAGPAGLAVSLGLYRKGIRSVVLESSPALRASGYAITTWRNAFRALDALGVGDKIRKLHLHIQGLRVFSSSTGEIAHELDFTAQENGGPHETCRVRRDLLLRAMEEELPPGTIRYSSKIVAIDHDVGSHTKVLHLADGSTLRAKVLIGCDGVNSVVARWLGLAKPSYSGRLATRGLARYPDGGHGFQPEFLQFIGQGFRFGFVPCDETDVYWFYTWCPSQNGQINVLVAGHHLHFILISQWIDSIEMSKHSCVVDLSADKGVDESAATMKQYVLNSLRSSKVPAEAQEVVERSEVSDASAARLQFRSPLSLVFASISKGNVCVAGDALHPMTPDLGQGGCSALEDGVVLARCLGEAVVAESEAGTEEERIESALCKYAGLRRWRSICLVGTAYMVGFVQQSDGAIVSFLREKVLAGALARSLLRMADYDCGTL; this is encoded by the exons ATGCAACAAGGCGAGAGCGCCGCCGAGGCCGAGCACATCATCGTCGTGGGCGCCGGCCCCGCCGGCCTCGCCGTGTCTCTGGGACTATACAG AAAAGGGATTCGTAGCGTAGTGCTGGAGTCGTCGCCGGCGCTGCGGGCGTCCGGGTACGCCATCACGACGTGGAGGAACGCCTTCCGCGCGCTCGACGCCCTCGGGGTGGGCGACAAGATCAGGAAGCTCCACCTCCACATCCAGGGGCTGCGTGTCTTCTCTTCGTCCACAGGAGAGATTGCGCACGAGCTGGACTTCACGGCGCAGGAGAACGG AGGACCCCATGAGACCTGCCGCGTGAGGCGTGACCTGCTGCTACGGGCCATGGAGGAAGAGCTGCCACCAGGCACCATCCGGTACTCCTCCAAGATCGTCGCCATCGACCACGACGTCGGCAGCCACACCAAGGTCCTCCATCTCGCGGACGGCTCAACTCTCAGGGCAAAGGTACTGATCGGATGCGACGGCGTCAACTCCGTGGTGGCGAGATGGCTAGGGCTCGCGAAGCCGTCCTACTCGGGGCGCCTGGCAACCAGAGGCCTTGCGCGTTACCCTGACGGCGGCCACGGTTTCCAGCCTGAGTTCCTGCAGTTCATCGGCCAGGGCTTCCGTTTCGGCTTCGTGCCCTGCGACGAAACCGACGTCTACTGGTTCTACACCTGGTGCCCCTCCCAAAACGGTCAGATAAATGTTTTAGTGGCAGGGCATCATCTGCACTTCATTCTCATCTCTCAATGGATAGATTCGATCGAAATGTCCAAGCATTCATGTGTAGTCGACCTAAGTGCAGACAAGGGTGTCGACGAGAGCGCCGCCACCATGAAGCAGTACGTGCTGAACAGCCTGAGGAGCTCCAAGGTGCCCGCGGAGGCGCAGGAGGTGGTCGAGAGGAGCGAGGTGAGCGACGCGTCCGCCGCGCGTCTTCAGTTCCGGTCGCCACTCTCGCTCGTCTTCGCGAGCATCAGCAAGGGGAACGTGTGCGTCGCCGGCGATGCTCTGCACCCGATGACGCCGGACCTAGGGCAGGGCGGCTGCTCGGCGCTGGAGGACGGCGTCGTCTTGGCGCGATGCCTCGGCGAGGCAGTGGTCGCCGAGAGTGAGGCTGGCACGGAGGAGGAGAGGATTGAGTCGGCTCTGTGCAAGTATGCCGGGTTAAGGCGGTGGAGGAGCATATGCCTTGTCGGGACCGCCTACATGGTGGGCTTCGTACAGCAGAGTGACGGTGCGATTGTCAGCTTTCTGCGGGAGAAGGTCCTGGCTGGAGCGCTCGCGAGAAGTCTGCTGAGAATGGCGGACTACGACTGTGGCACGCTCTGA